The Drosophila gunungcola strain Sukarami unplaced genomic scaffold, Dgunungcola_SK_2 000078F, whole genome shotgun sequence genome has a window encoding:
- the LOC128264748 gene encoding sodium leak channel NALCN isoform X4, whose product MIDRLQIRRLGAAARNKRAGGAGGVGGGGGGGGGGGGSGGGSGGGGGGAVPGASGAATGALASAGSTPVVGASGSGGHREHHHSSHPYSTSGINTPATASTSSSSGNSLTPQQQQHHHHQAHPQHHFNHLHHHHPHSHPHHPHPHPHQHHPHPHTHPHPHSHLRHSQPASASQFSFNPSPGSSPGNGLGLGARQDAASALNSPTTIVNSGSGSGGGSSVAFGMQPSQQQQQSLAGGSSTTAAPSSGAGVGGHNNGAGLGTAMSGGGGVGGIGGVGGGGGLNLLGGLGGMGGGAAAAGMGICGGISSTVGSAAITGVPPIGLGIATGIGNKIMLGRKQSLKGGEPFLADYGPEESLNESADIEWVNKLWVRRLMRLCALVSLTSVSLNTPKTFERYPSLQFITFASDTAVTLLFTAEMIAKMHIRGVLHGEVPYLKDHWCQFDASMVSFLWISIILQIFEVLEIVPKFSYLSIMRAPRPLIMIRFLRVFLKFSMPKSRINQIFKRSSQQIYNVTLFFLFFMSLYGLLGVQFFGELKNHCVMNNTEYDILKRPILTINSLAIPDTFCSMDPDSGYQCSPGMRCMKMDFLSSYVIGFNGFEDIATSIFTVYQAASQEGWVFIMYRAIDSLPAWRAAFYFSTMIFFLAWLVKNVFIAVITETFNEIRVQFQQMWGARGHIQKTAASQILSGNDSGWRLVTIDDNKHGGLAPETCHAILRSPYFRMLVMSVILANGIVTATMTFKHDGRPRDVFYERYYYIELVFTCLLDLETLFKIYCLGWRGYYKHSIHKFELLLAAGTTLHIVPMFYPSGLTYFQVLRVVRLIKASPMLEGFVYKIFGPGKKLGSLIIFTMCLLIISSSISMQLFCFLCDFTKFESFPEAFMSMFQILTQEAWVEVMDETMIRTSKTLTPLVAVYFILYHLFVTLIVLSLFVAVILDNLELDEDIKKLKQLKFREQSAEIKETLPFRLRIFEKFPDSPQMTILHRIPNDFMLPKVRESFMKHFVIELETEDSLVENCKRPMSECWESNVVFRKQKPVRIMNKTAKVRAAGSSLRKLAITHIINDSNNQRLMLGDSAMLPVVGTKGGGGLKSQGTITHSKPWRVDQKKFGSRSIRRSVRSGSIKLKQTYEHLMENGDIAAAPRANSGRARPHDLDIKLLQAKRQQAEMRRNQREEDLRENHPFFDTPLFLVPRESRFRKICQKIVHARYDARLKDPLTGKERKVQYKSLHNFLGLVTYLDWVMIFATTLSCISMMFETPNYRVMDHPTLQIAEYGFVIFMSLELALKILADGLFFTPKAYIKDVAAALDVFIYVVSTSFLCWMPLKIPTNSAAQLLMILRCVRPLRIFTLVPHMRKVVYELCRGFKEILLVSTLLILLMFIFASYGVQLYGGRLARCNDPTISRRADCVGVFMRRVFVTKMKLTPGPDESYPAMLVPRVWANPRRFNFDNIGDAMLTLFEVLSFKGWLDVRDVLIKAVGPVHAVYIHIYIFLGCMIGLTLFVGVVIANYSENKGTALLTVDQRRWCDLKKRLKIAQPLHLPPRPDGRKIRAFTYDITQHIIFKRVIAVVVLINSMLLSITWIKGEVHTERLVIVSAVLTFVFVVEVVMKNIAFTPRGYWQSRRNRYDLLVTVAGVIWIILQTILRAPLSTARASAGGPTLGHPSPGWPCSSGS is encoded by the exons ATGATTGACCGTCTTCAGATTCGTCGCTTGGGTGCAGCTGCTAGAAACAAACGCGCAGGAGGCGCAGGAGGCgtaggcggaggaggaggaggaggcggcggaggaggcggaTCAGGAGGCGgatcaggaggaggaggaggcggggCGGTACCGGGAGCGTCAGGAGCGGCAACAGGAGCGCTAGCTAGTGCAGGATCGACCCCTGTCGTCGGAGCAAGTGGAAGCGGTGGCCACCGGGAGCACCACCATTCATCGCATCCGTACTCCACAAGCGGCATCAACACGCCGGCGACGGCCAGCACCAGTTCCTCCAGCGGCAACAGTTTgacgccgcagcagcagcagcaccaccaccaccaggcCCACCCGCAGCATCACTTCAACCACTTGCATCACCACCATCCGCACTCGCATCCGCACcatccacatccgcatccgcatcagCACCACCCGCACCCACATACGCATCCGCATCCACACTCCCACCTGCGCCACTCGCAGCCGGCGTCCGCCAGCCAGTTCAGCTTCAATCCCTCGCCGGGCAGCAGTCCTGGCAACGGACTGGGTCTGGGCGCTCGCCAGGATGCGGCCAGTGCGCTCAACAGTCCCACGACCATTGTGAATTcgggcagcggcagcggcggcggcagtaGCGTCGCCTTCGGGATGCAGccgtcgcagcagcagcagcaatctcTGGCCGGAGGCTCCTCCACCACGGCGGCCCCATCCTCGGGTGCTGGTGTTGGTGGTCACAACAATGGCGCCGGCCTGGGCACGGCCATgagcggaggaggaggtgtCGGTGGCATCGGAGGCGtcggtggcggtggtggtcTCAATCTCCTTGGAGGATTGGGCGGAATGGGCGGAGGAGCAGCTGCCGCCGGCATGGGCATCTGTGGCGGCATCAGCAGCACCGTGGGCAGTGCCGCCATCACCGGAGTGCCGCCCATCGGACTGGGCATCGCCACCGGGATTGGGAACAAGATCATGCTGGGACGCAAGCAGAGCCTCAAGGGCGGCGAGCCCTTCCTGGCCGACTACGGACCCGAGGAGTCGCTCAACGAGAGCGCCGACATTGAGTGGGTCAACAAACTGTGGGTGCGCCGCCTGATGCGCCTCTGTGCCCTCGTCTCGCTGACCTCCGTGTCGCTGAACACGCCCAAGACCTTCGAGCGCTACCCCTCGCTGCAGTTCATCACCTTCGCCTCGGACACGGCCGTCACGCTGCTCTTCACCGCCGAAATGATCGCCAAGATGCATATCCGTGGTGTGCTGCAT GGTGAGGTGCCTTATCTGAAAGATCATTGGTGCCAGTTTGATGCTTCCATGGTCAGTTTCTTGTGGATCTCGATCATTTTGCAAATCTTCGAGGTGCTCGAGATAGTTCCCAAGTTTTCCTATTTGTCCATAATGAGAGCCCCTCGACCCTTGATCATGATTCGCTTCCTACGAGTCTTCCTCAAATTCAGTATGCCAAAAAGCCGGATCAACCAGATCTTCAA ACGTTCGAGCCAGCAAATTTACAATGTGACACTGTTCTTCCTTTTCTTCATGTCCCTGTATGGTTTACTCGGAGTTCAGTTCTTTGGCGAGCTAAAAAATCACTGTGTGATGAATAATACGGAATACGACATTCTAAAGAGAcc GATTCTCACGATCAACTCGCTGGCTATTCCGGACACGTTCTGCTCGATGGACCCCGACTCCGGCTACCAGTGCTCCCCGGGCATGCGCTGCATGAAGATGGACTTCCTCAGCAGCTATGTGATCGGGTTCAATGGGTTCGAGGACATTGCGACGAGCATCTTCACCGTGTACCAGGCGGCCTCGCAGGAGGGCTGGGTGTTCATCATGTACCGGGCGATCGACTCGCTGCCCGCATGGCGGGCTGCCTTCTACTTCAGCACGATGATCTTCTTCCTGGCGTGGCTGGTGAAGAACGTGTTCATAGCGGTGATCACGGAGACCTTCAACGAGATCCGCGTGCAGTTCCAGCAGATGTGGGGGGCACGGGGGCACATCCAGAAGACGGCCGCCTCGCAGATCCTCAGTGGCAACGATTCCGGCTGGCGGCTGGTGACCATCGATGATAATAAGCACGGCGGTCTGGCGCCGGAGACATGCCATGCGATCCTGCGATCGCCCTACTTCCGGATGCTGGTGATGAGCGTGATCCTGGCCAATGGCATCGTGACGGCCACCATGACCTTCAAGCATGACGGACGACCGAGGGACGTGTTCTACGAGCGGTACTACTACATCGAGCTGGTCTTCACCTGCCTGCTCGACCTGGAGACGCTCTTCAAGATCTACTGCCTCGGCTGGCGGGGCTACTACAAGCACTCGATCCACAAGTTCGAGCTGCTCCTGGCGGCGGGCACCACCCTGCACATAGTGCCCATGTTCTATCCCTCGGGACTGACCTACTTCCAGGTGCTCAGGGTGGTGCGACTGATCAAGGCCTCGCCCATGCTGGAGGGCTTCGTCTACAAGATCTTTGGGCCGGGGAAGAAGCTCGGATCACTCATCATCTTCACCATGTGCCTGCTGATCATCAGCTCGAGCATCTCGATGCAGCTGTTCTGCTTCCTCTGCGACTTCACCAAGTTCGAGTCCTTCCCGGAGGCCTTTATGAGCATGTTCCAGATTCTCACCCAGGAGGCCTGGGTGGAGGTGATGGACGAGACGATGATCCGGACCAGCAAGACGCTGACCCCGCTGGTGGCGGTCTACTTCATACTCTACCATCTGTTCGTCACCCTCATCGTGCTCAGTCTGTTCGTGGCGGTGATCCTCGACAATCTGGAGCTGGACGAGGACATCAAGAAGCTGAAGCAGCTCAAGTTTCGCGAGCAGAGCGCCGAGATCAAGGAGACACTGCCCTTCCGCCTGCGCATCTTCGAGAAGTTCCCGGACTCGCCGCAGATGACCATCCTGCACCGCATCCCCAACGACTTCATGCTGCCCAAGGTGCGCGAGAGCTTCATGAAGCACTTCGTCATCGAGCTGGAGACGGAGGACTCGCTGGTCGAGAACTGCAAGCGACCCATGTCCGAGTGCTGGGAGTCGAACGTCGTCTTCCGCAAGCAGAAGCCCGTCCGCATCATGAACAAGACGGCCAAGGTGCGCGCCGCCGGCAGTAGTCTCCGCAAACTGGCCATCACGCACATCATCAA CGACAGCAACAACCAGCGGCTGATGCTGGGCGACTCCGCGATGCTGCCCGTGGTGGGGACGAAGGGCGGCGGCGGTCTGAAGTCGCAGGGCACCATCACCCACTCGAAGCCGTGGCGCGTGGACCAGAAGAA GTTCGGCTCCCGCTCCATCCGTCGCAGCGTGCGCTCCGGTTCCATCAAGCTGAAGCAGACGTACGAGCATCTGATGGAGAATGGGGACATTGCTGCGGCCCCAAGGGCCAATTCCGGACGGGCTCGTCCCCACGACCTGGACATCAAGCTGCTGCAGGCGAAGCGCCAGCAGGCGGAGATGCGGCGCAACCAGCGCGAGGAGGATCTGCGCGAGAATCACCCGTTCTTTGACACGCCGCTATTTCTGGTGCCGCGCGAGAGTCGCTTCCGCAAGATCTGCCAGAAGATCGTCCACGCGCGCTACGATGCTCGGCTGAAGGATCCGCTGACCGGCAAGGAGCGCAAGGTGCAGTACAAGAGCCTGCA CAACTTCCTGGGGCTAGTCACCTACCTGGACTGGGTGATGATATTCGCCACCACGCTGTCGTGCATCTCGATGATGTTCGAGACACCCAATTACCGGGTGATGGATCATCCGACGCTGCAGATCGCCGAGTACGGGTTCGTTATTTTCATGAGCCTGGAGCTGGCGCTGAAGATTCTGGCCGACGGGCTGTTCTTCACGCCGAAGGCTTACATCAAAGATGTGGCGGCCGCCCTGGATGTGTTCATCTATGTGGTGTCCACCTCGTTCTTGTGCTGGATGCCCCTGAAAATACCAACCAACTCGGCGGCCCAGCTCCTGATGATCCTGCGCTGCGTGCGGCCGCTGCGAATCTTCACCCTGGTGCCGCACATGCGAAAGGTGGTCTACGAGCTGTGCCGCGGCTTCAAGGAGATCCTGCTCGTATCCACCCTGCTCATCCTTCTGATGTTCATTTTCGCCAGCTACGGCGTCCAGTTGTACGGCGGTCGTCTGGCCCGCTGCAATGATCCCACAATCTCTAGGCGGGCGGACTGCGTTGGCGTCTTCATGCGACGCGTCTTCGTCACCAAAATGAAGCTGACCCCGGGTCCGGATGAATCCTATCCGGCCATGCTGGTGCCACGGGTGTGGGCCAATCCGCGGCGCTTCAACTTCGACAACATCGGGGACGCCATGCTCACGCTCTTCGAGGTGCTGTCCTTCAAGGGCTGGCTGGATGTGCGCGATGTCCTGATCAAGGCCGTGGGTCCG GTGCATGCTGTGTATATTCACATCTACATATTCTTGGGCTGCATGATCGGGCTGACGTTGTTCGTGGGCGTGGTCATTGCCAACTACTCGGAGAACAAGGGCACCGCCCTGCTGACCGTCGACCAGCGGCGCTGGTGTGACCTCAAGAAGCGACTGAAGATCGCCCAGCCGCTCCACCTCCCACCCCGACCCGATGGTCGCAAGATCCGGGCCTTCACTTACGACATCACCCAGCACATTATTTTCAAGCGGGTCATCGCTGTGGTCGTACTGATCAACAGTATGCTGCTCTCCATCACG TGGATCAAGGGAGAGGTGCATACGGAACGCCTGGTGATCGTCAGTGCGGTATTGACCTTTGTCTTTGTGGTTGAGGTGGTGATGAAGAACATTGCCTTTACACCGCGCGGCTATTGGCAATCTAGGCGCAATCGCTATGACCTCCTCGTCACCGTTGCCGGTGTGATTTGGATCATTTTGCAGACCATTCTGCGG GCACCGTTAAGTACGGCGAGGGCATCGGCCGGCGGGCCAACTTTGGGTCACCCGTCACCGGGGTGGCCATGCTCTTCCGGATCGTAA
- the LOC128264748 gene encoding sodium leak channel NALCN isoform X3 → MVSFLWISIILQIFEVLEIVPKFSYLSIMRAPRPLIMIRFLRVFLKFSMPKSRINQIFKRSSQQIYNVTLFFLFFMSLYGLLGVQFFGELKNHCVMNNTEYDILKRPILTINSLAIPDTFCSMDPDSGYQCSPGMRCMKMDFLSSYVIGFNGFEDIATSIFTVYQAASQEGWVFIMYRAIDSLPAWRAAFYFSTMIFFLAWLVKNVFIAVITETFNEIRVQFQQMWGARGHIQKTAASQILSGNDSGWRLVTIDDNKHGGLAPETCHAILRSPYFRMLVMSVILANGIVTATMTFKHDGRPRDVFYERYYYIELVFTCLLDLETLFKIYCLGWRGYYKHSIHKFELLLAAGTTLHIVPMFYPSGLTYFQVLRVVRLIKASPMLEGFVYKIFGPGKKLGSLIIFTMCLLIISSSISMQLFCFLCDFTKFESFPEAFMSMFQILTQEAWVEVMDETMIRTSKTLTPLVAVYFILYHLFVTLIVLSLFVAVILDNLELDEDIKKLKQLKFREQSAEIKETLPFRLRIFEKFPDSPQMTILHRIPNDFMLPKVRESFMKHFVIELETEDSLVENCKRPMSECWESNVVFRKQKPVRIMNKTAKVRAAGSSLRKLAITHIINDSNNQRLMLGDSAMLPVVGTKGGGGLKSQGTITHSKPWRVDQKKFGSRSIRRSVRSGSIKLKQTYEHLMENGDIAAAPRANSGRARPHDLDIKLLQAKRQQAEMRRNQREEDLRENHPFFDTPLFLVPRESRFRKICQKIVHARYDARLKDPLTGKERKVQYKSLHNFLGLVTYLDWVMIFATTLSCISMMFETPNYRVMDHPTLQIAEYGFVIFMSLELALKILADGLFFTPKAYIKDVAAALDVFIYVVSTSFLCWMPLKIPTNSAAQLLMILRCVRPLRIFTLVPHMRKVVYELCRGFKEILLVSTLLILLMFIFASYGVQLYGGRLARCNDPTISRRADCVGVFMRRVFVTKMKLTPGPDESYPAMLVPRVWANPRRFNFDNIGDAMLTLFEVLSFKGWLDVRDVLIKAVGPVHAVYIHIYIFLGCMIGLTLFVGVVIANYSENKGTALLTVDQRRWCDLKKRLKIAQPLHLPPRPDGRKIRAFTYDITQHIIFKRVIAVVVLINSMLLSITWIKGEVHTERLVIVSAVLTFVFVVEVVMKNIAFTPRGYWQSRRNRYDLLVTVAGVIWIILQTILRNDLSYFFGFMVVILRFFTITGKHTTLKMLMLTVGVSVCKSFFIIFGMFLLVFFYALAGTILFGTVKYGEGIGRRANFGSPVTGVAMLFRIVTGEDWNKIMHDCMVRPPYCTLGNNYWETDCGNFTASLIYFCTFYVIITYIVLNLLVAIIMENFSLFYSNEEDALLSYADIRNFQNTWNIVDIHQRGVIPVRRVKFILRLLKGRLECDPQKDRLLFKYMCYELDKLHNGEDVTFHDVINMLSYRSVDIRKALQLEELLAREEFEYLVEEEVAKMTIRTWLEGCLKKIRAQNASKQQNSLIAGLRATNEQPVMRPNVQEDKAPLGVADKSAISTISGAVAGACPPTSDAFSPTFSSTENEEKDGSSSAVAPPHSEPAIVAGPAVAVVGGGVGTGPAVATARHVMAVGKRGYALNRSDSTGSSAGRKFLAPTSSDPQQRSTLSDKERLHISSQQRKKNSMTTLPHAGQLGQLAKQRGGEASKSASFFAQVNSEIGQFHYPTINAAAAAAALHGGYGGGHGGHGAHGGHGGHGHMGHLHGGHGEHQQGHHHGGVLGSPSAMMSQMIGGSGKLLPFNNQANAVYEVHDWWQEQVLCPQTSDDEI, encoded by the exons ATGGTCAGTTTCTTGTGGATCTCGATCATTTTGCAAATCTTCGAGGTGCTCGAGATAGTTCCCAAGTTTTCCTATTTGTCCATAATGAGAGCCCCTCGACCCTTGATCATGATTCGCTTCCTACGAGTCTTCCTCAAATTCAGTATGCCAAAAAGCCGGATCAACCAGATCTTCAA ACGTTCGAGCCAGCAAATTTACAATGTGACACTGTTCTTCCTTTTCTTCATGTCCCTGTATGGTTTACTCGGAGTTCAGTTCTTTGGCGAGCTAAAAAATCACTGTGTGATGAATAATACGGAATACGACATTCTAAAGAGAcc GATTCTCACGATCAACTCGCTGGCTATTCCGGACACGTTCTGCTCGATGGACCCCGACTCCGGCTACCAGTGCTCCCCGGGCATGCGCTGCATGAAGATGGACTTCCTCAGCAGCTATGTGATCGGGTTCAATGGGTTCGAGGACATTGCGACGAGCATCTTCACCGTGTACCAGGCGGCCTCGCAGGAGGGCTGGGTGTTCATCATGTACCGGGCGATCGACTCGCTGCCCGCATGGCGGGCTGCCTTCTACTTCAGCACGATGATCTTCTTCCTGGCGTGGCTGGTGAAGAACGTGTTCATAGCGGTGATCACGGAGACCTTCAACGAGATCCGCGTGCAGTTCCAGCAGATGTGGGGGGCACGGGGGCACATCCAGAAGACGGCCGCCTCGCAGATCCTCAGTGGCAACGATTCCGGCTGGCGGCTGGTGACCATCGATGATAATAAGCACGGCGGTCTGGCGCCGGAGACATGCCATGCGATCCTGCGATCGCCCTACTTCCGGATGCTGGTGATGAGCGTGATCCTGGCCAATGGCATCGTGACGGCCACCATGACCTTCAAGCATGACGGACGACCGAGGGACGTGTTCTACGAGCGGTACTACTACATCGAGCTGGTCTTCACCTGCCTGCTCGACCTGGAGACGCTCTTCAAGATCTACTGCCTCGGCTGGCGGGGCTACTACAAGCACTCGATCCACAAGTTCGAGCTGCTCCTGGCGGCGGGCACCACCCTGCACATAGTGCCCATGTTCTATCCCTCGGGACTGACCTACTTCCAGGTGCTCAGGGTGGTGCGACTGATCAAGGCCTCGCCCATGCTGGAGGGCTTCGTCTACAAGATCTTTGGGCCGGGGAAGAAGCTCGGATCACTCATCATCTTCACCATGTGCCTGCTGATCATCAGCTCGAGCATCTCGATGCAGCTGTTCTGCTTCCTCTGCGACTTCACCAAGTTCGAGTCCTTCCCGGAGGCCTTTATGAGCATGTTCCAGATTCTCACCCAGGAGGCCTGGGTGGAGGTGATGGACGAGACGATGATCCGGACCAGCAAGACGCTGACCCCGCTGGTGGCGGTCTACTTCATACTCTACCATCTGTTCGTCACCCTCATCGTGCTCAGTCTGTTCGTGGCGGTGATCCTCGACAATCTGGAGCTGGACGAGGACATCAAGAAGCTGAAGCAGCTCAAGTTTCGCGAGCAGAGCGCCGAGATCAAGGAGACACTGCCCTTCCGCCTGCGCATCTTCGAGAAGTTCCCGGACTCGCCGCAGATGACCATCCTGCACCGCATCCCCAACGACTTCATGCTGCCCAAGGTGCGCGAGAGCTTCATGAAGCACTTCGTCATCGAGCTGGAGACGGAGGACTCGCTGGTCGAGAACTGCAAGCGACCCATGTCCGAGTGCTGGGAGTCGAACGTCGTCTTCCGCAAGCAGAAGCCCGTCCGCATCATGAACAAGACGGCCAAGGTGCGCGCCGCCGGCAGTAGTCTCCGCAAACTGGCCATCACGCACATCATCAA CGACAGCAACAACCAGCGGCTGATGCTGGGCGACTCCGCGATGCTGCCCGTGGTGGGGACGAAGGGCGGCGGCGGTCTGAAGTCGCAGGGCACCATCACCCACTCGAAGCCGTGGCGCGTGGACCAGAAGAA GTTCGGCTCCCGCTCCATCCGTCGCAGCGTGCGCTCCGGTTCCATCAAGCTGAAGCAGACGTACGAGCATCTGATGGAGAATGGGGACATTGCTGCGGCCCCAAGGGCCAATTCCGGACGGGCTCGTCCCCACGACCTGGACATCAAGCTGCTGCAGGCGAAGCGCCAGCAGGCGGAGATGCGGCGCAACCAGCGCGAGGAGGATCTGCGCGAGAATCACCCGTTCTTTGACACGCCGCTATTTCTGGTGCCGCGCGAGAGTCGCTTCCGCAAGATCTGCCAGAAGATCGTCCACGCGCGCTACGATGCTCGGCTGAAGGATCCGCTGACCGGCAAGGAGCGCAAGGTGCAGTACAAGAGCCTGCA CAACTTCCTGGGGCTAGTCACCTACCTGGACTGGGTGATGATATTCGCCACCACGCTGTCGTGCATCTCGATGATGTTCGAGACACCCAATTACCGGGTGATGGATCATCCGACGCTGCAGATCGCCGAGTACGGGTTCGTTATTTTCATGAGCCTGGAGCTGGCGCTGAAGATTCTGGCCGACGGGCTGTTCTTCACGCCGAAGGCTTACATCAAAGATGTGGCGGCCGCCCTGGATGTGTTCATCTATGTGGTGTCCACCTCGTTCTTGTGCTGGATGCCCCTGAAAATACCAACCAACTCGGCGGCCCAGCTCCTGATGATCCTGCGCTGCGTGCGGCCGCTGCGAATCTTCACCCTGGTGCCGCACATGCGAAAGGTGGTCTACGAGCTGTGCCGCGGCTTCAAGGAGATCCTGCTCGTATCCACCCTGCTCATCCTTCTGATGTTCATTTTCGCCAGCTACGGCGTCCAGTTGTACGGCGGTCGTCTGGCCCGCTGCAATGATCCCACAATCTCTAGGCGGGCGGACTGCGTTGGCGTCTTCATGCGACGCGTCTTCGTCACCAAAATGAAGCTGACCCCGGGTCCGGATGAATCCTATCCGGCCATGCTGGTGCCACGGGTGTGGGCCAATCCGCGGCGCTTCAACTTCGACAACATCGGGGACGCCATGCTCACGCTCTTCGAGGTGCTGTCCTTCAAGGGCTGGCTGGATGTGCGCGATGTCCTGATCAAGGCCGTGGGTCCG GTGCATGCTGTGTATATTCACATCTACATATTCTTGGGCTGCATGATCGGGCTGACGTTGTTCGTGGGCGTGGTCATTGCCAACTACTCGGAGAACAAGGGCACCGCCCTGCTGACCGTCGACCAGCGGCGCTGGTGTGACCTCAAGAAGCGACTGAAGATCGCCCAGCCGCTCCACCTCCCACCCCGACCCGATGGTCGCAAGATCCGGGCCTTCACTTACGACATCACCCAGCACATTATTTTCAAGCGGGTCATCGCTGTGGTCGTACTGATCAACAGTATGCTGCTCTCCATCACG TGGATCAAGGGAGAGGTGCATACGGAACGCCTGGTGATCGTCAGTGCGGTATTGACCTTTGTCTTTGTGGTTGAGGTGGTGATGAAGAACATTGCCTTTACACCGCGCGGCTATTGGCAATCTAGGCGCAATCGCTATGACCTCCTCGTCACCGTTGCCGGTGTGATTTGGATCATTTTGCAGACCATTCTGCGG AACGATCTGTCGTACTTCTTCGGCTTCATGGTCGTCATCCTGCGCTTCTTCACCATCACCGGCAAGCACACCACACTGAAGATGCTTATGTTGACCGTGGGCGTGTCTGTATGCAAGTCCTTCTTCATTATCTTTGGCATGTTTCTGCTAGTCTTCTTCTATGCGCTGGCCGGAACAATTCTCTTCG GCACCGTTAAGTACGGCGAGGGCATCGGCCGGCGGGCCAACTTTGGGTCACCCGTCACCGGGGTGGCCATGCTCTTCCGGATCGTAACCGGCGAGGACTGGAACAAGATTATGCACGACTGCATGGTCCGGCCGCCGTACTGCACCTTGGGCAACAACTACTGGGAGACGGACTGCGGCAACTTCACCGCCAGCCTTATCTACTTCTGCACCTTCTACGTGATCATAACATACATTGTGCTCAACTTGCTTGTGG CTATTATCATGGAGAACTTTTCCCTCTTCTACTCCAACGAAGAGGATGCACTGCTTTCGTATGCGGACATACGTAACTTCCAGAACACCTGGAACATTGTGGACATCCATCAGCGTGGAGTGATCCCCGTGCGCCGGGTGAAGTTTATTCTGCGCCTGCTGAAAGGACGCCTCGAGTGCGATCCCCAGAAGGATCGGCTGCTGTTCAAGTACATGTGCTATGAGCTGGACAAGCTGCACAACGGCGAGGATGTGACCTTCCACGATGTCATCAA CATGCTAAGCTATCGCTCTGTGGACATTCGCAAGGCACTGCAGCTGGAGGAGCTCTTGGCTCGCGAGGAGTTCGAGTACCTGGTCGAGGAGGAGGTGGCCAAGATGACCATTCGCACCTGGCTGGAGGGGTGCCTAAAAAAGATCCGGGCCCAAAATGCTAGC AAGCAGCAAAACTCGTTGATCGCCGGCCTGCGGGCCACCAACGAGCAGCCGGTGATGCGGCCGAATGTGCAGGAGGACAAGGCGCCATTGGGCGTGGCGGACAAGTCGGCGATCAGCACGATCAGCGGGGCGGTGGCGGGCGCCTGTCCGCCCACCAGCGACGCCTTCTCGCCGACCTTCAGCTCGACGGAGAACGAGGAGAAGGACGGCAGCAGCAGTGCCGTGGCGCCGCCCCACTCGGAGCCAGCGATCGTCGCCGGTCCGGCGGTGGCAGTCGTCGGAGGTGGAGTGGGAACTGGGCCGGCTGTGGCCACCGCCCGGCATGTGATGGCGGTGGGAAAACGGGGCTATGCCCTCAACCGATCCGACTCGACGGGCAGCTCGGCGGGACGCAAGTTCCTGGCACCCACCTCCAGCGATCCGCAGCAGCGGTCGACGTTGAGCGACAAGGAGCGGCTGCACATCAGCAGTCAGCAGCGCAAGAAGAACTCGATGACCACACTGCCACATGCGGGTCAGCTGGGTCAGTTGGCCAAGCAGAGGGGCGGCGAGGCCTCCAAGTCGGCCAGCTTCTTTGCCCAGGTGAACAGCGAGATTGGCCAGTTCCACTATCCGACAATAaacgccgccgccgccgcagccgcCCTGCATGGAGGCTATGGCGGAGGGCATGGTGGCCATGGCGCACACGGAGGACACGGCGGCCACGGGCACATGGGTCATTTGCATGGTGGCCACGGGGAGCACCAGCAGGGCCATCACCATGGCGGCGTTCTGGGCAGTCCATCGGCCATGATGAGCCAGATGATCGGGGGCAGTGGCAAGCTGCTGCCATTCAACAACCAGGCCAATGCCGTCTACGAGGTACACGACTGGTGGCAGGAGCAGGTGCTCTGTCCGCAGACCAGCGATGATGAGATCTAG